The following are from one region of the Pirellulales bacterium genome:
- a CDS encoding P-II family nitrogen regulator — translation MKLIIAIIQPSRLEAVKAALTEVEVFRLTVMDVQGFGRQKGHAELYRGHEISVNLLRKVQLQIAVNENFVEPTINAIIKGGRTAPNGEIGDGKIFVLPLEDCIRIRTGERGGEAI, via the coding sequence ATGAAGCTGATCATTGCCATCATTCAGCCTAGCCGACTGGAGGCCGTCAAAGCGGCACTTACCGAAGTCGAGGTGTTCCGCCTAACGGTGATGGATGTGCAAGGCTTTGGACGGCAAAAGGGGCACGCCGAACTGTATCGCGGCCACGAAATCAGCGTGAACTTGCTACGCAAGGTGCAACTGCAAATCGCCGTGAATGAGAATTTCGTCGAGCCCACGATCAACGCCATTATCAAGGGGGGCCGGACAGCGCCCAATGGCGAAATTGGTGACGGCAAAATTTTCGTGCTGCCTTTGGAAGATTGCATCCGCATCCGCACCGGTGAACGGGGCGGAGAAGCCATCTAG
- a CDS encoding porin, with product MNRTKLAIVIAVAGGFTTAMAFADTPTRSLTPSAYEYGNYDYYNASQQAAPAAPAPAAPAAPAAPAPSDSGTAAAPSCDTSCNAAAPACSSSCNSCSNGCGCDTCCDCNGCCHEKLPHWLHCCCKLHPCMCWCDSCPLTCPDVTTCHLFDDCCCLKEKESTLTGWVSGGIMGNSENPASNFNGPVTFADRDDGELNQAYAVLQRTKADLSKNCGWFIGGDIDFMWGSDYIYTTAAGLDGTSRGNVPRWNTSANSFDYGLAMPQLYAETDYDDLRIKWGHFYTIIGYEVVPDIGNFFYTHAYTMQYGEPFTHTGVLASRNINDNWAWSAGVVAGWNDFTLEEGAQFLGGITYTDKDYGSLAFSIITGDESTVNTSGTGPFANRTMISTVWTRNLTSRWTYVFQNDDGWQANATDATGSNTATWYGVNQYLFYKINCCWTLGCRFEWFKDQNGFVVTEPIRAVDNGDPFFSGFAGSFYETSIGLNYKPNGNFSLRPEIRYDWYTGAPGAASTGGTAEPYNDGNSKNQFLFGLDAIYQW from the coding sequence ATGAATCGCACAAAACTGGCGATTGTGATCGCCGTGGCCGGTGGTTTTACGACCGCAATGGCCTTCGCCGATACCCCCACACGTTCGTTAACGCCGTCGGCCTATGAGTACGGCAATTACGATTACTACAATGCCTCGCAGCAGGCTGCTCCGGCAGCCCCCGCTCCGGCAGCGCCGGCTGCTCCCGCGGCTCCCGCTCCTAGCGATAGCGGCACTGCGGCTGCTCCGTCGTGTGACACCAGCTGCAATGCCGCTGCTCCGGCGTGCTCCAGCTCTTGCAACTCTTGCAGCAATGGCTGCGGTTGCGACACTTGCTGCGATTGCAACGGCTGCTGCCACGAGAAACTCCCACACTGGCTGCACTGCTGCTGCAAACTGCATCCGTGCATGTGCTGGTGCGACAGCTGCCCGTTAACTTGCCCCGACGTCACAACTTGCCACTTATTCGATGATTGCTGCTGCTTGAAAGAAAAAGAAAGCACACTGACCGGCTGGGTTTCCGGCGGCATCATGGGCAACAGCGAGAATCCGGCCAGCAACTTTAATGGCCCAGTGACCTTTGCAGACCGTGATGATGGCGAGCTCAATCAGGCTTACGCCGTGCTACAACGCACGAAAGCTGACTTGAGCAAGAACTGCGGTTGGTTTATCGGCGGCGATATCGACTTCATGTGGGGAAGCGATTACATCTACACCACGGCTGCCGGCTTGGACGGCACCTCGCGCGGCAACGTTCCCCGCTGGAATACCAGCGCCAACAGCTTCGACTACGGCTTGGCCATGCCGCAATTGTATGCTGAGACCGACTACGACGATCTCCGGATTAAATGGGGTCACTTTTATACCATCATTGGTTACGAAGTGGTCCCCGATATCGGCAACTTCTTCTACACGCACGCCTACACCATGCAATATGGCGAACCGTTCACGCACACCGGCGTGTTGGCCAGCCGCAACATCAACGACAACTGGGCATGGAGCGCGGGCGTAGTGGCCGGTTGGAACGATTTCACGCTGGAAGAAGGCGCCCAGTTCCTCGGCGGCATCACGTATACCGACAAGGATTACGGCAGCCTGGCTTTTTCGATCATCACGGGTGATGAGAGCACTGTGAATACTTCGGGTACGGGACCGTTTGCCAATCGTACTATGATCAGCACCGTGTGGACCCGCAACCTTACCAGCCGTTGGACTTATGTGTTCCAAAACGATGACGGTTGGCAAGCCAATGCGACCGACGCCACTGGCTCGAACACGGCTACCTGGTACGGCGTCAATCAATACTTGTTCTACAAAATCAACTGCTGCTGGACTCTCGGCTGTCGGTTTGAGTGGTTCAAGGATCAGAATGGCTTCGTCGTGACGGAACCGATTCGGGCCGTCGATAATGGCGATCCGTTCTTCAGCGGATTTGCAGGCAGCTTCTACGAAACGTCGATTGGCTTGAACTACAAGCCGAACGGCAACTTCTCGCTGCGTCCGGAAATTCGCTACGACTGGTACACGGGTGCTCCTGGCGCGGCTTCCACAGGCGGAACGGCTGAGCCATACAACGATGGAAACAGCAAGAATCAGTTCTTGTTCGGTTTGGATGCCATCTACCAGTGGTAA
- the ftsY gene encoding signal recognition particle-docking protein FtsY, giving the protein MGLLDRFKKSSATTVSADTASVSDEAVAKPNSAETTSSEAKPARAGFFSRLTQGLKKTKQLLQTDIRDIFKGEGRLVDDAFLEELRSKLVRTDMGPQGANQVAEEIGTQFRARVIHMDDALDVVKSKLKELMAQDEAPLKLAAAGPTVIMVCGVNGSGKTTSIAKLAKMFLSDGKKVVLGAGDTFRAAAVEQLGIWAQRLGASVVKGAPGSDPASVAFAAVKQAIDTQADVCIVDTAGRLQTQQNLMAELSKIHRVIAKQIPEAPHEVLLVLDATAGQNGISQARGFSDAVKCTGIVLAKIDGTAKGGVIVPIRQQFGLPVKLVGVGEKAEDLAVFRPEEFVDAMFEAVEQP; this is encoded by the coding sequence ATGGGTTTATTAGATCGCTTCAAAAAATCAAGCGCGACAACAGTATCCGCTGACACTGCGTCGGTTTCGGATGAGGCGGTTGCGAAACCGAATTCCGCGGAAACAACTTCCTCCGAAGCGAAACCAGCCCGCGCTGGTTTTTTTTCTCGTCTGACCCAGGGACTGAAAAAGACCAAGCAACTGCTGCAAACCGACATTCGCGACATCTTCAAAGGGGAAGGGCGGCTGGTCGACGATGCCTTTCTGGAAGAATTACGCAGCAAACTGGTCCGCACCGACATGGGGCCACAAGGCGCTAATCAAGTTGCTGAAGAAATCGGCACGCAATTTCGGGCACGCGTGATTCACATGGACGATGCGCTTGACGTCGTCAAAAGCAAACTTAAGGAATTGATGGCCCAAGACGAAGCGCCGCTGAAATTAGCGGCGGCCGGGCCGACAGTCATCATGGTTTGCGGGGTAAACGGCTCGGGAAAAACCACGAGCATTGCCAAGCTGGCGAAGATGTTTTTATCGGACGGCAAAAAAGTGGTGCTAGGCGCCGGCGATACGTTTCGAGCGGCTGCAGTGGAGCAACTGGGCATTTGGGCGCAGCGGCTAGGAGCCAGCGTGGTGAAAGGAGCGCCGGGAAGCGACCCGGCCAGCGTGGCCTTTGCCGCCGTCAAACAGGCCATCGATACCCAGGCGGATGTCTGCATTGTCGATACTGCGGGCCGGTTGCAAACCCAGCAAAATTTGATGGCCGAGCTGAGCAAAATTCACCGCGTAATTGCCAAGCAAATCCCCGAGGCCCCGCACGAAGTGCTGCTGGTGCTGGATGCCACGGCCGGGCAGAATGGCATCAGTCAGGCGCGAGGATTTTCCGATGCGGTAAAATGTACCGGCATTGTGCTAGCAAAGATCGATGGCACGGCGAAAGGGGGCGTGATTGTGCCCATTCGTCAGCAATTCGGCCTGCCGGTGAAATTGGTCGGGGTGGGGGAAAAGGCGGAAGATTTAGCGGTTTTTCGGCCTGAGGAGTTCGTCGATGCCATGTTCGAAGCGGTCGAGCAGCCGTGA
- the nusB gene encoding transcription antitermination factor NusB → MAKRSKAREVALQILYQDDLNAGAKPTDRTDFLRSRLQEDEDLIAFAQSLIDGVRRNRPELDALLVKTAENWSLERMAATDRNVLRLGAYEILYAGTPGAVAINEALELAKRFGAAQSAQFVNGILDKFIEGHGKNPA, encoded by the coding sequence ATGGCCAAGCGATCTAAAGCTCGAGAAGTTGCCCTGCAAATTTTATATCAGGACGATTTGAACGCCGGCGCGAAGCCGACGGATCGGACGGACTTTTTGCGCTCGCGCTTGCAGGAAGATGAAGATTTGATCGCCTTCGCCCAATCGCTGATTGACGGGGTGCGGCGCAATCGGCCGGAATTGGATGCGCTGCTGGTGAAGACCGCGGAAAATTGGAGCCTGGAGCGAATGGCGGCGACCGATCGGAATGTGCTGCGCCTGGGCGCCTACGAAATTTTGTACGCCGGCACGCCCGGTGCGGTGGCAATTAATGAGGCCCTGGAATTGGCCAAACGGTTTGGGGCAGCGCAAAGCGCACAGTTCGTGAACGGAATTTTGGATAAGTTTATTGAGGGACACGGAAAAAATCCTGCTTAG
- the ribH gene encoding 6,7-dimethyl-8-ribityllumazine synthase gives MTNFHGEITGTAGRFAIVVSRYNEAITAKLLAGAQATLKSAGVAEEAIDVAWVPGAFEIPLIADKMADSGKYAAVLCLGAVIRGDTTHDQHINRAVSLGIMEANLRHGVPVLFGVLTCDTVEQALERSAESVPHQITASGVANKAAAGGVKPAPTKAVVSNKGVECATAALEMVSLLRKLPQR, from the coding sequence ATGACCAATTTTCACGGCGAAATAACTGGTACGGCCGGGCGATTTGCGATTGTTGTCTCGCGATATAATGAGGCTATCACGGCGAAGTTGCTGGCCGGGGCGCAGGCCACGCTAAAATCGGCGGGCGTGGCCGAAGAGGCGATCGATGTGGCCTGGGTTCCGGGAGCGTTTGAAATTCCGTTGATCGCCGACAAAATGGCAGACAGCGGGAAGTACGCCGCCGTACTCTGCCTGGGCGCGGTCATTCGCGGCGATACCACGCACGATCAGCACATTAATCGGGCCGTAAGCTTAGGAATTATGGAAGCGAACTTGCGGCACGGCGTACCGGTCTTGTTCGGCGTGCTGACGTGCGATACGGTGGAGCAGGCGCTGGAGCGCTCCGCCGAAAGCGTGCCGCACCAAATCACGGCGAGCGGCGTAGCCAACAAAGCAGCAGCCGGCGGCGTAAAACCGGCGCCCACCAAGGCGGTTGTCAGTAACAAAGGAGTAGAATGTGCCACGGCCGCTCTGGAAATGGTGAGCCTGCTGCGAAAACTCCCCCAGCGATAA